In the genome of Salana multivorans, the window GCCGGCACGGCCCAGTGGCGCGATCTGCCGCGCCGGCTCGTGCTCGTCGGCGTCGGGGACGGCACGTCGGCCGACCTGCGCCTCGCGGGCGCCCAGCTCGCCCGCGCCGCCGCGTCCTGGGGACGCGTCCTCACCACCGTCCCGCTCGTCGACCGCGAGACGCGGGGCGACCGGGACGGCGGCGACGTCGCCTTCGTCGTCGGCGCGCTGCTCGCCTCCCACACCGCGTACACCCGCAAGACGGGCGAGCCAGCGCGGCGTCTGAGCCGGCTCGGGCTGGCGACGCTGGCCACCACGGGCACGACCGCCGCCGCCGAGCTGGCCGAGGCGGCCGACCGTGCCGTCGCGCTCGCCGCCGGGACCGCCATCGCCAGGACGCTCGCCGCGACGCCGGCTGACGTCGCGACGCCGGAGTGGCTCGCCGACCGCGCGCGCGAGCTGGTCGAGGCCGTGACCGCGCAGGCCGCCGGGTCGTCCGGCACCGGGTCGTCCGGCGCCGCCGGCGAGACGCTCGACCTCACGATCGAGGTGCACGACGAGCGCTGGCTCGCCTCGCACGGCTTCGGCGGCATGCTGGCCGTCGGGTCCGGCTCGGTCAACCCGCCCCGCCTCGTCGCCGTCGGCTACGACGGACGACGCGGCACGCGCCGCGCCCCGCAGGGCCCCACCGTCGCCATCGTCGGCAAGGGCATCACGTACGACACGGGCGGCCTCGCGCTCAAGCCGCGCGAGGGCATGGCCACGATGAAGACGGACATGACGGGCTCGGCCGTCGCCCTCGCGACGGTGCTCAGCGCCGCGCGGCTGCGGCTGCCGGTCCGGGTCGTCGGCGTCATGGCGCTCGCCGAGAACGCCTTCTCCGGCTCCTCCTACCGGCCGGGCGACGTCGTGCGCGTGTGGGACGGCACGACCGTCGAGATCCGCAACACCGACGCCGAGGGCCGGATGGTCCTGGCCGACGGCCTCGCCTGGGCCGCGCAGACGTGGGATCCGGACGTCCTGCTCGACGTCGCGACCCTCACCGGAGCGGCCGGGCTCGCGCTCGGCCGCGGCATGGGGGCTGTCCTCACGCCGCGGGACGCGCTCGCCGGCGCGCTGGAGCTGGCCGGACGCGAGACGGGGGAGGAGCTGTGGCGGCTCCCGCTCGTCGCCGACTACCGCGCGGCGCTCGACTCCGACGTCGCCGACGTCGCGCACATCGCGACCGACCCGCACGTCTCCGCCGGGACCGTCACGGCCGGCCTCTTCCTCGAGCGGTTCACCGGGGGACGCCCGTGGGCGCACCTCGACATCGCGGGCCCGGCGCGCTCGGCGAAGGCCAGGGGCGAGATCCCGGAGGGCGCCACCGGCTTCGGCGTGCGGCTCCTCGTGCGCTGGCTCGCCTCGCTCGGCTGACCGACCGCGCCGACGTCGCCGGTCGCCGAGGGACCGGCTACCGCTTGACGGCGACGACGACGCCGCTGCCCACCGGCAGCAGGGACGCCGTCCACTCCTCCGACTCCAGCAGGGAGCGGACCAGCTCCCGCATCGTCGTGGTCTCGGGGTCGCGCCGCGCCGGGTCGGCGACCTGGTCGAACCAGAGCGCGTGCGGCACGACGAGCGTCCCGCCGACGCGCAGGAGGCGCCGCCCCTGCTCGAGCAGGAGCTGCAGGTCGGCGACGTCGGTGTCGATCAGGACGAGGTCGTAGGCGCCGTCCGCGAGCCGGGGGAGGACCTCGAGCGCCCGACCGCCGATCGTGCGGGTGCGCGAGGTGGGGACGCCGGCGTCGGCGAACGCGGTGCGGGCCGAGCGCTGGTGCTCGACGTCGACGTCGATCGTCGTGAGGATCCCGTCCGACGGCATCCCGGCGAGCAGCCAGGCGCCGGAGACGCCGGCCCCGGTCCCGATCTCGACGACGTGCCGGGCCCCGGCCGCGGCCGCGAGCGTCGCGAGCAGGGCGCCCGTCGCGGGCGTCACGGAGTCGACGTCGAGCTCGACGGCGCGAGCGCGCGCGCCGGCCGCCGGGGCGCCCTCGGGCGTGATCTCCTCGACGTAGCGCCAGCTCTGTGCCTTGTCGGCGGCTCCCATGACCCGTCCTCCCGCTCGGTAATGGTGCCATCGTAGGGGGCGCGCCTGCCGCGCACCGCGAGACCCCGTCCCGCGTCGTACGCCGGTGGGCGTAGCATGGTGGGTCCGCATGAAGCCGCCCGAGCCGTGAGGAACGCGTGCCCGAGATTCCCGAGGATGCCACCTGGCAGCCGCCCACCTGGGACGAGGTCGTGCGCGAGTACTCGCCCCAGGTCTACCGGCTCGCGTACCGCCTGACCGGCCAGGCGGCCGACGCCGAGGACCTGACGCAGGAGGTGTTCCTGCGCGTGTTCCGCTCGCTCGACGGCTACCGGCCCGGCACGTTCTCCGGCTGGCTGCACCGGATCACCACGAACCTGTTCCTCGACCAGGTCCGGCGCAAGCAGCGCCAGCCGGCGTTCCCGCTCGGCTCCTACGAGGCCGACGCGCCACGCGCGAACCGGGTCGACGAGCCCGAGCGGTCGTTCGAGATGAGCAACCTCGACCTCGACGTCCAGGCCGCCCTCGGCGCGCTCGCCCCCGAGTACCGCGCGGCGGTCGTGCTCCGGGACATCGAGGACCTCACCTACGAGGAGATCGCCGACGTGCTCGGCGTCTCGCTCGGCACCGTCCGCTCGCGCATCCACCGCGGCCGCGCGCGCCTGCGCGAGGCGCTCGCGCACCGCTCGCCGCAGGCCCAGCGCGCCGCCGGGCCGCTCGGGCTCGCGCCGCTGCCGGGGGCGTCGTCGTGATCGGGTGGCACCTCGGGGCGCGGGTGAGCGAGCTGGTCGACGACCACCTCGTCGGAGCCGAGCGGCGTCGGGCCCTCGACCACCTCGCGTCGTGCCGGAGCTGCCAGGAGGAGGTCGAGCAGGAGCGTCGCGCGCGCCGGGTCGCCTCGTCGCTGCGCTGCGTCGGGATGCCGGCCGGGCTCACGGACCGGATCCTCGCCGTGTCGGCCGGGACGGCCGCCGCCGGGACCGCGGCCGCGGGGACGGGCGCGGGCGCGTCGGGTGCGGCGCCCTGGGCCGACGGCGCTCGCCACCCCGGCATCACGCCGCGCCTGGCGCTGGTCGGCGCCGCCGCCGTCGGCGTCGCCGGGCTCGCCGCCGTCGGCACGCTCTACGCGCTCGGCACGCCGACCGGACGGGGTCCGGAGGTGCTCGCCCAGGTCGCCCCGGCGCCCACGCTGGTCGTCGGGAACGCCGGGCTCGCCGACGCCGGCGACGACGAGGCGTCGTCCCCGGCGAGCTGGCCGCGCGGCTTCGTCGCCCCCACGGTGCTCCCGACGGCGGCGAGCATCGCCCAGGCGCAGGTGCTGGAGCCGGGCGTCGTGCTCGTCGAGCTCTCCCTCGACGGGACGCCCGTGACCGTGGTCGAGGCGCACGGCCGGCTCGAGCTGCCGGAGGGCGTCTTCGACGCGACGGCCCTCGCCGGGCACGTCGCGCACGAGGTGGACGGCTGGTGGGTGACCCAGCTCGGCGACGACGTCGTCGCGGTGCGCGGGGATGCCGGCGCCGTCGCGGAGCTGCTGGCCGCGTTCGACGAGCCGACCCCGGAGTGGTCCGCCCGGTTCGAGGCTGGCTGGCGGGTGGTCACCGGTGACTGAGCCGGACGGGACCGAGCGGGACGAGCCGGGCGGCCTCGAGGCGTGGCCGTGGCCGACGCCGGAGGAGCTGGCCCGACAGGACGTCGCACCGTCCGGACCGGGCGAACCGGACGAGTCCGGCGCCGGGGTCGGCACGCCCGCTGCCCCGGCCGACGACCCGACCGGGGTCGTGACGCCGGGGGCGCCGCGCGCCCGCCGCCGGGCTCCGCGCCGTGACCGCACCGCCCGGCGCGGGGTCGGTGGCGCGGTCGTCGCCGTCGTCGGCGTCCTCGCCCTGCTCGTCGGCACGCTCGGCGGCCTGCTGCTCGCCCCGTGGTTCGGGATCGAGGCCGCGACCTCCAGCGCGCCGGCGCCGTCCGAGCCGCCCACCGGGCTCGGACCGAGCCCGTCCGCCGAGCCGAGCGCGCCGGAGCCGCAGCCCGAGCCGGAGCAGACCGAGCTGCCCGACACCCCCCTGCCGGACACGCTGCCGCTCGCACCCGGTGGCCCGATCGACCCGGGCGCGCGGATCGACGTCGTCGACATCGCGGCGCGCGCGCTGCCCAGCACGGTCTCGATCCAGGTTCGTCAGACCGACGGCAGCGGCTCGTCCGGTTCCGGGTTCGTCATCCGCGAGGACGGGTTCATCCTGACCAACGCGCACGTCGTCGCCGGCTCGGACGCCGACGGGGCGACCCTGACCGTCCTGTACGCGGACGGCGAGCAGAGCACCGGGACGGTCGTCGGCATCACGCACGACTACGACCTCGCCGTCGTCTCCGTCGACCGCACCGACGTGCCCGCGCTCCCGCTGGCCGACTCCGACGGCGTGGTCGTCGGCCAGGAGGTCGTGGCCGTCGGCGCGCCGCTCGGGCTCCAGGGCACCGTGACCGCCGGCATCGTGAGCGCGCTGAACCGGCCCGTCCAGGCGGGCGACGCCAGCTCGATCTCGTTCATCAACGCGATCCAGACGGACGCGGCGATCAACCCGGGCAACTCCGGCGGCCCGCTGCTCGACGCGAGCGGCGCCGTCATCGGCATCAACTCGGCGATCGCGCAGGCGAGCGGCGGGCAGCAGGCGACCGGCAGCATCGGCCTCGGGTTCGCGATCCCCAGCAACCAGGCGCGACGCACGGCCGAGCAGCTCATCGCGCACGGCTACGCCACCTACCCCGTCATCGGGGTGCTCCTCGACTCCTCCTGGGTCGGGGTCGGCGTCAAGGTGAGCACCCAGCCGACGGAGGACGGCGTCCAGCCGCTCACGGCCGGCGGTCCGGCCGAGCAGGCGGGGATCCGGCCGGGCGACGTCATCGTGGCGATCGACTCGCGGCCCGTCACCGCGCCGGACGAGCTCATCGTCGCGATCCGCGCCCACGCGCCGGGCGACACCGTGGTCCTGACGATCCGGGACGACGACGTCGACCGGGACGTGCCCGTGGTCCTCGGGGAGGAGCGCTCGCGGTGATCGGCTCGATCAACGGGTGGGAGTGGATGATCCTCGCGGTCGTCGTGCTCCTGGTCGTCGGTCCCGAGCGGCTGCCCGAGTACGCGCGTCAGCTCGGCCGGCTCGTGCGCGAGGTCAAGCGCATCGCGACGGGCGCGACCGAGCGGGTCCGGGAGGAGCTCGGTCCCGAGATCGACGACCTGCGCCAGTACGACCCCCGGCAGTACGACCCGCGCCGCATCATCCGCGACGCGCTCGCGGACGACGACGCCGGTCCGACCGGCCCCCCGACCGCCGGTGGGGACGCCGCGCGTCCGGGACCGACCGCGGCCTTCCGGCCCGGTGGCCGGCCGGCGTTCGACGACGAGGCGACGTAGCGCCGGTCCGTCCGCCTGCGCCGGCCCGTCCGCGGTCTAGACGACGCTGAGCCCGAGCCGCCGGCCGGCGAGCCCGCGACGCTGCCCCGCGAGCTGGTCGGCGATCGCCACGAGCGCGTCGGCTCCCTCACCCAGGTCCTCGCCGCTCGCCGCGGTGTCGAGCCCGGCGCGCGGGCTGCCGACGTCGCCGCCCTCGCGGACCGCGACGTCGAGCG includes:
- a CDS encoding leucyl aminopeptidase family protein; translation: MTDLATPPFPSVEVVPLTGATAADWDAVAVPIAPPITQGGDDGVQPRSGVADVATWYGIDLADLAELTGATGKAGEIVTVPLPRLLAGTAQWRDLPRRLVLVGVGDGTSADLRLAGAQLARAAASWGRVLTTVPLVDRETRGDRDGGDVAFVVGALLASHTAYTRKTGEPARRLSRLGLATLATTGTTAAAELAEAADRAVALAAGTAIARTLAATPADVATPEWLADRARELVEAVTAQAAGSSGTGSSGAAGETLDLTIEVHDERWLASHGFGGMLAVGSGSVNPPRLVAVGYDGRRGTRRAPQGPTVAIVGKGITYDTGGLALKPREGMATMKTDMTGSAVALATVLSAARLRLPVRVVGVMALAENAFSGSSYRPGDVVRVWDGTTVEIRNTDAEGRMVLADGLAWAAQTWDPDVLLDVATLTGAAGLALGRGMGAVLTPRDALAGALELAGRETGEELWRLPLVADYRAALDSDVADVAHIATDPHVSAGTVTAGLFLERFTGGRPWAHLDIAGPARSAKARGEIPEGATGFGVRLLVRWLASLG
- a CDS encoding O-methyltransferase; protein product: MGAADKAQSWRYVEEITPEGAPAAGARARAVELDVDSVTPATGALLATLAAAAGARHVVEIGTGAGVSGAWLLAGMPSDGILTTIDVDVEHQRSARTAFADAGVPTSRTRTIGGRALEVLPRLADGAYDLVLIDTDVADLQLLLEQGRRLLRVGGTLVVPHALWFDQVADPARRDPETTTMRELVRSLLESEEWTASLLPVGSGVVVAVKR
- a CDS encoding sigma-70 family RNA polymerase sigma factor, which translates into the protein MPEIPEDATWQPPTWDEVVREYSPQVYRLAYRLTGQAADAEDLTQEVFLRVFRSLDGYRPGTFSGWLHRITTNLFLDQVRRKQRQPAFPLGSYEADAPRANRVDEPERSFEMSNLDLDVQAALGALAPEYRAAVVLRDIEDLTYEEIADVLGVSLGTVRSRIHRGRARLREALAHRSPQAQRAAGPLGLAPLPGASS
- a CDS encoding S1C family serine protease; translated protein: MTEPDGTERDEPGGLEAWPWPTPEELARQDVAPSGPGEPDESGAGVGTPAAPADDPTGVVTPGAPRARRRAPRRDRTARRGVGGAVVAVVGVLALLVGTLGGLLLAPWFGIEAATSSAPAPSEPPTGLGPSPSAEPSAPEPQPEPEQTELPDTPLPDTLPLAPGGPIDPGARIDVVDIAARALPSTVSIQVRQTDGSGSSGSGFVIREDGFILTNAHVVAGSDADGATLTVLYADGEQSTGTVVGITHDYDLAVVSVDRTDVPALPLADSDGVVVGQEVVAVGAPLGLQGTVTAGIVSALNRPVQAGDASSISFINAIQTDAAINPGNSGGPLLDASGAVIGINSAIAQASGGQQATGSIGLGFAIPSNQARRTAEQLIAHGYATYPVIGVLLDSSWVGVGVKVSTQPTEDGVQPLTAGGPAEQAGIRPGDVIVAIDSRPVTAPDELIVAIRAHAPGDTVVLTIRDDDVDRDVPVVLGEERSR
- a CDS encoding twin-arginine translocase TatA/TatE family subunit, which gives rise to MIGSINGWEWMILAVVVLLVVGPERLPEYARQLGRLVREVKRIATGATERVREELGPEIDDLRQYDPRQYDPRRIIRDALADDDAGPTGPPTAGGDAARPGPTAAFRPGGRPAFDDEAT